Proteins encoded in a region of the Chryseobacterium piperi genome:
- the upp gene encoding uracil phosphoribosyltransferase: MLTILSENFSLVNEWINELRNVDVQHDRMRFRRNMERIGEIAAFEISKGLEQREVEIQTPLDTIKVKEIAVQPVITTILRAGVPLFEGILNYLDRADCGFVAAYRKHDANDYFSIKQDYLTCPSIEGRPLIVGDPMLATGASLIEAIKDLLTHGKPTQLHIVAAIASRQGVETIEKAYPEAKIWVGAIDDELTSKGYITPGLGDAGDLSYGEKLQR; this comes from the coding sequence ATGCTTACTATTTTATCGGAAAACTTTTCCCTTGTTAATGAATGGATTAATGAACTTCGTAATGTAGATGTTCAACATGACCGGATGAGATTCCGAAGAAATATGGAGCGTATTGGAGAAATTGCCGCTTTTGAAATTAGCAAAGGATTAGAACAGAGAGAAGTTGAAATTCAAACTCCTTTGGATACGATTAAAGTAAAGGAAATTGCAGTTCAACCTGTTATTACTACTATTCTGAGAGCAGGAGTTCCTTTGTTTGAAGGGATTTTAAATTATCTTGACAGGGCTGACTGTGGCTTTGTAGCCGCTTACAGAAAACACGATGCCAATGATTATTTTTCGATCAAACAGGATTACCTTACATGTCCGAGCATTGAAGGGAGGCCTTTAATCGTTGGAGATCCTATGCTGGCAACCGGAGCGTCACTTATTGAGGCAATCAAAGATTTGCTTACCCATGGAAAACCTACTCAATTACATATTGTAGCAGCTATTGCTTCCAGACAAGGGGTGGAAACTATTGAGAAAGCTTATCCGGAAGCTAAAATATGGGTAGGTGCTATCGATGATGAGCTGACTTCTAAAGGATACATTACTCCGGGATTAGGAGATGCAGGAGACCTTAGCTATGGCGAAAAATTACAACGTTAA
- a CDS encoding alpha/beta fold hydrolase: MKNLLLLHGALGHSDLFIPYKEELSRYFHLHTPLFSGHRGTKLPEDGISIEKYVQEIHTYCKENHLKNVHIFGHSMGGYVGLCYALQQPDYVHSVITLGTKFEWTEEQALKETAMLNPETILTKVPQYAEQLEAQHGSQWKQLLSAIADLMIDLGRNPVLNQNNLATMNLPVQVMLGDKDNMVSIDESKRFYRSILNAKLSILPDTKHPMDKVRPKLLIDLMKDFWNEY; the protein is encoded by the coding sequence ATGAAAAACCTTCTTTTACTTCACGGAGCTTTGGGGCACAGTGATTTATTTATCCCTTACAAGGAAGAATTATCAAGATATTTTCATCTGCACACCCCTTTATTTTCAGGACATCGGGGTACCAAATTACCCGAAGATGGCATTTCCATTGAAAAATACGTCCAGGAAATACACACCTATTGTAAAGAAAACCATTTAAAAAATGTTCATATTTTTGGACACAGTATGGGAGGTTACGTGGGGCTTTGTTACGCCTTACAGCAACCGGATTATGTACATTCTGTTATAACATTGGGAACGAAATTCGAGTGGACAGAGGAACAAGCTTTAAAAGAAACTGCTATGCTAAATCCGGAAACTATTCTTACAAAAGTCCCTCAATATGCAGAACAACTGGAAGCACAACATGGCTCTCAATGGAAGCAGCTGCTTTCCGCTATTGCTGATTTAATGATTGATTTAGGAAGAAATCCTGTCCTAAACCAAAACAACCTGGCCACCATGAACCTTCCTGTTCAGGTAATGCTTGGAGATAAAGACAATATGGTAAGCATAGACGAAAGCAAACGATTTTACCGAAGCATCCTTAATGCAAAACTGTCCATACTTCCGGATACCAAACATCCAATGGATAAAGTACGTCCAAAGTTACTGATTGATCTGATGAAAGATTTCTGGAATGAATATTAA
- a CDS encoding ComF family protein: MILDIFFPNRCIHCNRIISADLLICNLCFSNIHFYHSSYFEESRIKEKCRLLFPVENAFALMRFEEKNLSRKIIHELKYRTREKAGKILAGWVAERLDFNNKKPDLLVSVPLHPKKQKERGYNQLHLFTEALSDFYTILYDHHLIKRNHDSKAQALKNKKHRLESQNTFSVTRPISGKHVLLIDDVFTTGNTLGTIAWEILSNGNNKVSVLVIAMDE; the protein is encoded by the coding sequence ATGATTCTGGATATCTTCTTCCCTAACCGTTGCATTCATTGCAACCGGATAATTAGTGCGGATCTATTGATCTGCAATCTTTGTTTTTCCAACATCCATTTCTATCACTCCTCCTATTTCGAAGAAAGCAGGATTAAAGAAAAATGCCGGCTATTATTTCCTGTTGAAAATGCTTTTGCCCTAATGCGGTTTGAAGAAAAAAATCTAAGCAGAAAGATCATTCATGAATTAAAATACCGAACCAGAGAAAAAGCCGGGAAAATTCTGGCCGGATGGGTTGCAGAAAGATTAGACTTCAATAATAAAAAACCTGACCTTCTGGTAAGCGTTCCTCTACATCCCAAGAAACAAAAAGAACGGGGATATAATCAATTGCATCTGTTTACGGAAGCTCTATCCGACTTCTATACGATCCTATACGATCATCATTTGATCAAAAGAAATCACGATTCTAAAGCTCAGGCTTTAAAGAATAAAAAGCATCGTTTGGAGAGCCAAAACACGTTCTCAGTCACCAGACCCATTTCCGGAAAACACGTTCTTTTAATTGACGATGTGTTTACCACCGGAAATACGCTCGGAACTATTGCCTGGGAGATCTTAAGTAACGGAAATAATAAGGTCAGTGTTTTAGTAATAGCGATGGATGAATAA
- a CDS encoding helix-turn-helix domain-containing protein, giving the protein MNAESDFIKTVFGLKLKQQRQKKNWSLQDLAVKTGLSKSYLNEIENGKKYPKHDKIIQLSEALNCTFDDLVSTKLDKSLAPFNEILQSDFFKEVPLDLFGINKNNLISIISDAPKKVTAFINALIEISQNYNLGKERFYFAVLRSFQELYDNYFPEIEEKVIQFAKENNLEFNKNLKSEVLENILIEKFKYTIQSEDFEPYGTLDNLRSLFIPEKKLLLLNKKLEKDQRVFILAKEIGFTILYLKNRPNTYSWLDFGSFEEILNNFYASYFAGALLISKEKIIENTSDFFLQNSWKPQSFTSLIDSFTNSPETFYYRLTNILSSEIGIKDLFYLCLVKKKGSDKIQILKELHLNHQQAPHANATNEHYCRRWIAVKNLHHLKQNETLTDAQISHYKDQGISYLVISTSQKNPFSDGSNRSYCLGILLNSQTIKKINFIKSPSLQTINVGVTCESCSIADCEVRQAPPVRLEKEYFNLSMKASIEKIRKEIESGNKK; this is encoded by the coding sequence ATGAATGCAGAAAGCGACTTTATCAAAACGGTTTTCGGATTAAAATTGAAACAACAAAGACAAAAGAAAAATTGGTCTTTGCAAGACCTTGCCGTAAAAACCGGTCTATCAAAATCTTACCTTAATGAAATTGAAAATGGAAAAAAATATCCGAAACATGATAAAATCATTCAGCTATCTGAAGCTCTGAACTGCACATTTGATGATCTGGTTTCTACAAAACTGGATAAAAGCCTAGCTCCATTTAATGAAATTTTACAATCCGATTTTTTTAAAGAAGTTCCTTTAGATCTTTTCGGAATTAACAAGAATAACCTCATCAGTATTATCAGTGATGCTCCTAAAAAAGTAACCGCTTTTATCAATGCGCTGATTGAGATCTCCCAGAATTACAATTTAGGAAAAGAACGTTTTTATTTTGCCGTACTGCGGTCTTTTCAGGAATTATACGACAATTATTTTCCTGAAATCGAAGAAAAAGTGATCCAGTTTGCCAAAGAAAACAATCTGGAATTCAATAAAAATTTAAAATCTGAAGTATTAGAAAATATCTTGATTGAAAAATTCAAATATACTATTCAATCAGAGGATTTTGAACCTTATGGAACTTTAGACAATTTGCGTTCTCTATTTATTCCGGAAAAGAAATTATTGTTGCTTAATAAAAAGCTGGAGAAAGATCAAAGAGTCTTTATCTTAGCCAAAGAAATAGGATTTACGATTTTATATTTAAAGAATCGCCCCAATACATATTCATGGTTGGATTTCGGAAGTTTTGAAGAAATCCTGAATAATTTCTATGCGTCTTATTTTGCAGGTGCTCTATTGATTTCGAAAGAAAAAATTATTGAAAACACCTCGGACTTCTTTCTACAAAACAGTTGGAAACCTCAAAGTTTCACCAGCCTCATCGATAGTTTTACCAATTCTCCGGAAACCTTTTATTACAGGCTCACCAACATCCTTTCATCTGAGATTGGGATTAAAGATCTCTTCTATTTATGTCTGGTCAAAAAGAAAGGTTCAGATAAAATACAGATTTTAAAAGAACTTCATCTCAATCATCAGCAGGCTCCTCATGCCAATGCAACGAATGAACATTATTGCAGAAGATGGATTGCCGTAAAAAACCTACATCATTTAAAACAAAACGAAACTTTGACAGATGCCCAGATTTCCCATTACAAAGATCAGGGGATAAGCTATCTGGTAATCTCAACTTCTCAGAAAAACCCTTTTTCCGACGGAAGCAACAGAAGTTATTGTCTTGGAATATTATTGAACTCCCAAACGATAAAAAAGATAAACTTTATCAAATCTCCTTCTTTACAGACGATCAACGTAGGTGTCACCTGCGAGTCATGCAGCATTGCCGATTGTGAAGTAAGGCAAGCACCCCCTGTTCGATTGGAAAAAGAATATTTTAACCTCAGCATGAAGGCCTCCATCGAAAAAATACGTAAGGAAATAGAATCAGGAAATAAAAAATAA
- the aceB gene encoding malate synthase A encodes METQTQLKIKAGSQFEEVFTPELTEFLIELHQNFNGKRLDLLEERKETQLDFDRGNLPRFFPQTEEVRKGNWSCSPLPEDLLDRRVEITGPVDRKMIINALNSGASTFMADFEDSNSPTWNNCIEGQINLSDAINRKIDFINEQGKSYSLNEKTAVLQIRPRGLHLPEKHIEINGEETSGSLVDFGMYFFRNAHQLLNNGSGPYFYLPKLEHYKEARWWNEVFVFAQNYLQIPQGTIKATVLIETITASFQIDEILYELKEHSAGLNCGRWDYIFSYIKKFRNLPEFIVPDRDQVTMTSPFMTAYSKRVIEICHKRNVHAIGGMAAQIPIKNDPEANEVAFGKVKADKEREVKNGHDGTWVAHPALVSIAKEIFDQYMPTPNQIDKKVEYQIKESNLLEIPKGEITEKGVRKNINVGILYLESWLMGIGAAAIYNLMEDAATAEISRTQIWQWLKNEAVLADDRVLTRTMILQWEAEEMDTIERYVGAERFKTGKFNLAKELFNELIFAEKFEEFLTLKAYPFIE; translated from the coding sequence ATGGAAACGCAGACTCAATTAAAAATAAAGGCTGGTAGCCAATTTGAAGAAGTTTTTACTCCGGAATTGACGGAATTTCTGATTGAACTTCATCAGAACTTCAACGGAAAAAGATTAGATCTTTTGGAAGAACGCAAAGAAACCCAACTGGATTTTGATCGCGGAAATCTTCCCCGCTTTTTTCCTCAGACGGAAGAAGTCCGAAAAGGGAACTGGTCTTGTTCTCCACTACCGGAAGATTTGCTGGACCGAAGAGTAGAAATTACTGGACCGGTAGATCGAAAGATGATTATTAATGCTTTGAATTCAGGGGCTTCTACTTTTATGGCTGACTTTGAAGATAGCAATTCCCCTACATGGAACAATTGTATAGAGGGACAGATTAACCTCTCAGATGCAATCAATAGAAAGATTGATTTCATTAATGAACAAGGGAAATCTTATAGCCTTAATGAAAAAACAGCAGTTTTACAGATTCGTCCAAGAGGTTTGCATCTTCCTGAAAAGCATATTGAGATTAACGGGGAAGAAACTTCCGGTTCGCTGGTGGATTTTGGAATGTATTTTTTCAGAAATGCTCACCAATTATTAAATAATGGAAGCGGTCCTTATTTTTATCTTCCCAAATTAGAACATTATAAGGAAGCCCGCTGGTGGAATGAGGTTTTTGTATTCGCGCAAAACTATCTGCAGATTCCTCAGGGAACTATTAAAGCAACGGTTTTAATCGAAACGATTACTGCGTCTTTTCAGATTGATGAAATATTATATGAATTAAAAGAACATAGTGCTGGTTTGAACTGCGGACGATGGGATTATATCTTTTCCTATATCAAAAAGTTCAGAAATCTTCCGGAATTTATTGTACCGGACAGAGATCAGGTAACGATGACTTCTCCGTTTATGACAGCCTATTCAAAAAGAGTGATTGAAATCTGTCACAAACGAAATGTACACGCAATTGGTGGCATGGCTGCACAAATTCCTATTAAAAATGATCCGGAAGCCAATGAGGTAGCTTTTGGAAAAGTAAAGGCAGATAAAGAAAGGGAAGTAAAAAATGGTCATGATGGAACCTGGGTAGCACATCCAGCTTTGGTTTCGATTGCTAAAGAAATTTTTGATCAATATATGCCTACTCCTAACCAGATTGATAAAAAGGTAGAATATCAGATTAAGGAAAGTAATCTTCTGGAAATTCCAAAAGGAGAAATTACAGAAAAAGGAGTCCGCAAAAATATCAATGTAGGGATTCTGTATCTGGAAAGCTGGCTGATGGGAATTGGCGCTGCTGCAATTTATAATCTGATGGAAGATGCTGCCACTGCAGAAATTTCAAGAACACAGATTTGGCAGTGGCTCAAGAATGAAGCGGTTTTAGCAGATGACAGAGTATTGACCCGTACCATGATCTTACAATGGGAAGCAGAAGAAATGGATACGATTGAACGGTATGTTGGAGCGGAACGTTTTAAAACCGGAAAGTTTAATCTTGCAAAAGAGCTTTTCAATGAGTTGATTTTCGCTGAAAAATTTGAAGAATTCTTAACGTTGAAAGCATATCCTTTTATTGAGTAA
- the aceA gene encoding isocitrate lyase, which translates to MKTRQEKIQAIEQDWLNNPRWKGVQRPYTAEEVLKLRGSYTIDYTIATEMSKKFWEKLTTQDFVAGLGALTGNQAVQEVDAGLEAIYLSGWQVAADANLSGEMYPDQSLYPANSVPSVVKKINNALLRADQIQSVSGSGDKEYLVPIIADAEAGFGGNLNAFELMKQMIEAGAAAVHFEDQLSSAKKCGHLGGKVLVPTQEAINKLIAARLASDVTGVPSVIIARTDADAADLLTSDIDDRDKKFVTGERTSEGFYVVKNGVEQGIDRGLSYAPYADLIWMETSNPDLEQARKFAEGIHAKFPGKMLAYNCSPSFNWAAKLSVEEMTTFREELAKMGYKFQFITLAGFHALNTAMFELALAYKEKGMAGYSELQEREFALQQKGFRAVKHQSFVGTGYFDEVQNVVTGGSSTTVAMKDSTEMAQFH; encoded by the coding sequence ATGAAAACAAGACAAGAAAAAATTCAGGCTATAGAGCAGGATTGGCTGAACAATCCTCGCTGGAAAGGAGTACAAAGACCCTATACTGCAGAAGAAGTACTTAAACTTCGGGGGTCTTACACCATCGATTATACCATTGCGACAGAAATGTCTAAAAAATTCTGGGAGAAATTAACTACGCAGGACTTTGTGGCTGGCTTAGGAGCTTTAACGGGTAACCAGGCGGTTCAGGAAGTAGATGCAGGACTGGAAGCAATTTATCTTTCAGGATGGCAGGTAGCAGCAGATGCTAATTTATCGGGAGAAATGTATCCTGATCAATCTTTGTATCCTGCGAATTCAGTGCCTTCTGTAGTAAAGAAAATCAACAATGCTTTATTAAGAGCGGATCAGATCCAATCGGTGAGCGGAAGTGGAGATAAAGAATATCTGGTTCCCATTATTGCCGACGCGGAAGCAGGGTTTGGAGGTAATTTAAATGCTTTTGAATTGATGAAGCAAATGATTGAGGCAGGTGCAGCGGCAGTTCATTTTGAAGATCAGTTATCCTCAGCCAAAAAATGTGGCCACCTGGGTGGAAAAGTGTTGGTGCCGACTCAGGAAGCAATCAATAAATTAATAGCAGCCCGTCTGGCTTCAGATGTTACTGGAGTGCCAAGTGTTATTATCGCAAGAACAGATGCAGATGCAGCTGATTTGCTGACATCAGATATTGACGATAGAGATAAAAAATTTGTAACCGGAGAAAGAACTTCAGAAGGCTTTTACGTGGTGAAGAATGGAGTAGAGCAGGGAATTGACCGTGGGTTATCTTATGCTCCATATGCTGATCTTATCTGGATGGAAACGTCTAACCCTGATCTGGAACAAGCCAGAAAATTTGCAGAAGGTATTCATGCTAAATTCCCTGGAAAAATGCTTGCTTACAATTGTTCTCCTTCTTTCAATTGGGCGGCCAAGCTGAGTGTTGAAGAGATGACCACTTTCCGTGAAGAATTAGCTAAAATGGGATATAAGTTCCAGTTTATTACACTGGCTGGTTTCCACGCTTTAAATACTGCGATGTTTGAGTTGGCTTTAGCTTATAAAGAAAAAGGAATGGCCGGATATTCTGAATTGCAGGAGCGTGAGTTTGCTTTGCAGCAAAAAGGATTCAGAGCGGTTAAACACCAGTCTTTTGTAGGAACAGGATACTTTGATGAGGTGCAAAATGTAGTGACCGGAGGTTCTTCAACAACTGTAGCGATGAAAGACTCTACCGAAATGGCACAGTTTCATTAA
- a CDS encoding OmpH family outer membrane protein — MTKFIKVLFITAGLTLTANAVNAQQKIGQVNSEDIFTSLPEVKTINTTIDNLTKAKQTEIDKLIGDYQTKLKVAQEKEKTMTEANKEAITKELIAAQTELQGIGKKIEESRTNAAKEISAKQNELYTPLQQKINSAISAVAKERNLNYVFDVSSAQGGNNLVYTDGSEDITASVKTKLGASSTAKPAAKSK; from the coding sequence ATGACGAAGTTTATTAAAGTACTTTTTATTACAGCAGGATTAACGCTGACAGCCAATGCCGTGAATGCTCAACAGAAAATAGGGCAGGTAAATTCTGAAGATATTTTTACAAGCTTACCTGAGGTAAAAACTATAAATACAACGATCGATAATCTTACAAAAGCTAAACAAACCGAAATAGATAAATTAATCGGGGACTATCAAACTAAGCTTAAAGTGGCTCAGGAAAAAGAAAAAACAATGACTGAGGCTAATAAAGAGGCGATAACAAAAGAACTTATCGCAGCTCAAACTGAATTACAAGGTATCGGTAAAAAAATTGAAGAGTCAAGAACAAACGCAGCTAAGGAAATTTCTGCTAAACAAAATGAGTTATATACTCCTTTACAGCAAAAAATAAACAGTGCGATCAGTGCTGTAGCTAAAGAAAGAAATCTTAACTATGTATTTGATGTTTCGTCTGCACAAGGAGGTAATAATTTAGTGTATACAGATGGAAGTGAGGATATCACGGCTTCTGTAAAAACTAAGTTAGGAGCTTCATCAACAGCTAAACCAGCTGCCAAATCTAAATAA
- a CDS encoding acyl-CoA thioesterase, giving the protein MSLVYEKQIRVTKTHIDQNNHVNNVQYVSWVEEIASEHWESVKYKTEYPEDIWMLLDHHIQYKKQVYLNDIITVKTYPKAPEGIRQPRKVEFYCNGQLVVDSLTLWVLIDSKAKRIQRLKNDWLEKI; this is encoded by the coding sequence ATGAGTTTAGTGTATGAAAAACAAATCAGGGTTACAAAAACACATATTGATCAGAATAATCATGTCAATAATGTACAGTATGTGAGCTGGGTGGAGGAAATTGCAAGTGAGCATTGGGAATCTGTGAAATATAAAACCGAATATCCTGAAGATATATGGATGCTGCTTGATCACCATATTCAATATAAAAAACAAGTGTACTTAAATGATATTATCACTGTAAAGACTTATCCTAAAGCTCCGGAAGGTATCAGGCAGCCCAGAAAAGTAGAGTTTTACTGCAACGGACAGCTTGTTGTAGATTCCTTAACCCTTTGGGTTTTAATTGATTCTAAAGCGAAAAGGATTCAAAGATTAAAAAATGATTGGCTGGAGAAAATTTAG
- a CDS encoding 6-pyruvoyl trahydropterin synthase family protein, whose protein sequence is MIRITKIFTFETAHVLYNYDGKCKNMHGHSYKLFVTVKGKPINDLENPKNGMVVDFGDIKSIVKSEIVDVWDHAVLINGLSPHKELGEDLEGRGHKVIYCTFQPTCENMLYAIAAKIKSKLPAEVSLAYLKLHETENSYGEWFAEDNV, encoded by the coding sequence ATGATACGTATTACAAAAATTTTTACATTCGAAACTGCCCATGTACTGTATAACTATGATGGGAAATGTAAAAATATGCATGGACATTCCTATAAATTGTTTGTAACAGTGAAAGGAAAGCCTATTAATGATTTAGAAAATCCTAAGAACGGAATGGTAGTGGATTTTGGAGATATTAAGAGTATCGTAAAATCCGAAATTGTAGATGTATGGGATCATGCAGTTTTAATCAACGGACTTTCCCCGCATAAGGAATTGGGAGAAGACCTTGAAGGAAGGGGGCATAAAGTAATCTATTGTACCTTCCAGCCAACATGTGAAAATATGTTGTATGCTATAGCTGCTAAAATAAAGTCCAAGCTTCCGGCAGAAGTTTCCCTCGCGTATCTTAAACTTCATGAAACCGAAAACTCTTACGGAGAATGGTTCGCAGAAGATAATGTATAA
- a CDS encoding UDP-2,3-diacylglucosamine diphosphatase — MLKTTINLQPGKKVYFASDQHFGAPNPKDSKVREEKFIRWMDEIKEDAQVLFLMGDLFDFWHEWRYVIPKGYVRVLGKIAELKDRGIHVYFFVGNHDLWMKDYLEEEIGCTVFYKKQYFEMGGKQFLLAHGDGLGPGDKGYKRMKKLFTNPVAQWAFKWLHPDIAMKIALYLSQKNKMISGEEDKAFLGEDKEFLIIYSKEKLKTEKIDYFIYGHRHLPMVLDLEQKAKYINLGDWISYFTYGVFEEDFELKTFDR; from the coding sequence GTGTTAAAGACAACCATCAATTTACAACCTGGAAAAAAAGTATATTTTGCTTCGGATCAGCATTTTGGAGCTCCTAATCCTAAGGACAGCAAAGTGCGTGAGGAGAAGTTTATCCGCTGGATGGATGAAATCAAAGAAGATGCCCAGGTTTTATTCTTAATGGGTGACCTGTTCGATTTCTGGCATGAATGGAGGTATGTTATCCCAAAAGGGTATGTCCGTGTCTTAGGAAAAATTGCAGAATTGAAAGATAGGGGAATTCATGTTTATTTTTTTGTAGGTAACCATGATTTATGGATGAAGGATTACCTAGAAGAAGAAATCGGTTGTACTGTATTTTATAAGAAGCAGTATTTTGAAATGGGCGGAAAACAGTTTTTACTGGCACATGGAGATGGATTAGGACCTGGTGATAAAGGATATAAAAGGATGAAAAAGCTGTTTACCAATCCTGTGGCACAATGGGCTTTCAAATGGCTGCATCCTGATATTGCCATGAAAATAGCTTTGTATCTTTCCCAGAAGAATAAGATGATTTCGGGTGAAGAAGATAAGGCGTTCTTAGGAGAAGATAAAGAGTTTTTAATTATTTATTCAAAAGAGAAATTAAAAACCGAAAAGATTGATTATTTCATTTACGGACATCGCCATCTTCCTATGGTTTTAGATTTGGAACAAAAGGCTAAATACATTAATCTTGGAGACTGGATCTCCTATTTTACCTATGGTGTTTTTGAAGAGGATTTTGAATTAAAAACTTTTGACCGGTAG
- a CDS encoding LuxE/PaaK family acyltransferase — MENIFNIRTEQDFLKASLKTFRYQYENVEVYRKFVDYLRINPDEVDEIAKIPFLPIEMFKNHQVLDKKVSADLFFQSSGTTQMNLSKHFIANENLYRESIYKSFEEFIGRPEDFIFLGLLPSYLERQNSSLIYMVDYLMNVSAQPENGYFLYNHSDLLELLNTLEGKKVILFGVSFALLDFLDYCHSEESSVPLNFLKNLIVIETGGMKGRKEEMTKDELLVILQEGFQTDRIFSEYSMTELLSQAYSLGNNEYECPKWMRILVRNAEDPLSYEKEGRTGAVNIIDLANIHSCSFIATQDLGKTLPGSRFQILGRIDHSDIRGCSLLVS, encoded by the coding sequence TTGGAAAATATATTCAACATACGGACTGAGCAGGATTTTCTGAAAGCTTCATTGAAAACATTCCGGTATCAATATGAGAATGTTGAAGTATACAGAAAATTTGTGGACTATCTTAGAATCAATCCTGATGAGGTGGATGAGATAGCAAAGATTCCGTTTCTCCCGATAGAAATGTTTAAAAATCATCAGGTGCTTGATAAGAAGGTTTCTGCGGATTTGTTTTTTCAGAGTTCGGGGACTACGCAAATGAATTTGTCCAAGCATTTTATTGCTAATGAAAACCTGTATCGCGAAAGTATTTATAAAAGTTTCGAAGAATTTATCGGAAGACCGGAAGATTTTATTTTTCTCGGGTTATTACCCAGCTATCTGGAAAGACAGAATTCTTCATTGATCTATATGGTGGATTATTTAATGAACGTTTCTGCACAGCCTGAAAATGGATATTTTTTATATAATCATTCGGACTTGTTGGAGCTTTTAAATACTTTGGAGGGTAAAAAGGTCATCCTTTTTGGTGTTTCTTTTGCGCTTCTGGATTTTCTGGATTATTGCCATTCTGAAGAAAGCAGTGTTCCTTTAAACTTTCTAAAAAACCTGATTGTCATCGAAACTGGAGGAATGAAAGGTAGGAAAGAGGAAATGACCAAAGATGAATTGCTGGTCATTTTACAAGAGGGTTTTCAAACAGATCGAATCTTTTCGGAATATTCTATGACAGAACTATTATCACAGGCTTATTCTCTAGGAAATAATGAATATGAATGTCCGAAATGGATGAGAATTTTGGTAAGGAATGCAGAAGACCCACTTTCTTATGAAAAAGAAGGCAGAACCGGAGCAGTTAATATCATTGATCTGGCCAATATTCATTCTTGTTCTTTTATTGCCACTCAGGATTTAGGGAAAACTCTTCCTGGAAGTAGATTTCAGATTCTAGGAAGGATAGACCATTCTGATATCCGGGGATGTAGCTTGCTGGTAAGCTGA
- the aqpZ gene encoding aquaporin Z gives MKKLFAEFFGTFWLVFGGCGSAVFAAGVPDIGIGLLGVALAFGLTVLTMAYAVGHISGGHFNPAVTFGLLAGGRFQAKDVISYVAAQCLGAIAAAGCLYIILNGAGAFTTEGPGAFATNFYDMPGYHNRSYSMGAAFLAEFLLTAFFLIIIMGATDKWANGKFAGIAIGLGLTLIHLISIPITNTSVNPARSLSQALFVGGIAMSQLWLFWVAPILGGITGGLIYKFLLQGAADEPLAE, from the coding sequence ATAAAAAAACTATTTGCTGAATTTTTCGGCACATTTTGGCTTGTTTTCGGTGGCTGTGGAAGCGCAGTTTTCGCTGCCGGAGTTCCCGACATCGGTATCGGACTTTTAGGGGTCGCTTTGGCCTTTGGTCTTACCGTTCTTACCATGGCTTATGCTGTGGGGCATATTTCAGGTGGACATTTTAATCCTGCGGTTACTTTCGGGCTTTTAGCCGGTGGAAGATTTCAGGCAAAGGATGTGATTTCTTATGTTGCAGCTCAGTGTCTTGGCGCAATTGCTGCTGCAGGCTGTCTTTACATTATCCTGAACGGTGCAGGCGCATTTACGACTGAAGGGCCAGGTGCCTTTGCGACCAACTTCTATGATATGCCAGGCTATCATAACAGGAGCTACTCTATGGGAGCTGCATTTTTAGCTGAATTTTTGTTAACCGCATTCTTCCTGATCATTATCATGGGAGCAACAGACAAGTGGGCCAACGGAAAGTTTGCCGGAATCGCCATTGGTCTTGGTTTAACCTTGATTCACCTGATTTCTATTCCGATCACGAATACTTCCGTAAACCCTGCAAGATCTCTTTCCCAAGCTCTTTTTGTAGGTGGAATTGCCATGTCCCAGCTTTGGCTGTTCTGGGTTGCCCCTATCCTTGGAGGCATTACCGGTGGATTAATTTATAAGTTTTTACTGCAAGGTGCAGCTGATGAACCACTTGCTGAATAA